In Acanthochromis polyacanthus isolate Apoly-LR-REF ecotype Palm Island chromosome 9, KAUST_Apoly_ChrSc, whole genome shotgun sequence, the DNA window AAGTCGGGGCTGGCAGGTTTCtcagtggctgctgctgcttcagggACACTTTCCACTGGTTTtgcttctttctctttcacCACTTCTTTCTCCTCAGCAGGTGCCTCTGGTGCAGCGGTTTCCAGGATGGGGCGGGGAGGGTGGTCGATGAGGCAGTCAGGGTCCCAGTATGGGTCACAGTCGTACTCCATGCCTTTGAAAATGATCGGAGGAGGGGAAGGTGGCTCAGACTTTTTGGGAGCAGGAGGGGCCGGAGGTAGCTTGGGTGGAGGTGGAGCGGCAGCTtttatctcctcctctgtctgggGCCTGCAGGAGGGGTTGTGTCTCGGGTCAAACAGCACTGGAACAGCCCCCGTCGGTAGGTACACGATATTAGGTTTGCACAGTGGGTCCTTGGGGTTGCACAGATAGATCCTCTGAGCGTTCTCCAGAGGGTCTGGTGTGGGATCAGGGGTGGTGGGAGGTGGAGGGGGCTGGGTGGTGGTGGTCGGCGCTGCAGTGGTTGTCTGTACACCCATGACATTTTGGTAACTGGAGGCGTCTGGGCCGTAGGTCAGCTCCAAGTGACGCATCTGCTGATACAGCATCCTGATCCTGTCG includes these proteins:
- the LOC110948025 gene encoding uncharacterized protein LOC110948025 gives rise to the protein MTGNPASINSAKAHDFLTNSRPKRNIEPKWYRSSPDFQSYYRFYNSIGHIEGLYEIDRIRMLYQQMRHLELTYGPDASSYQNVMGVQTTTAAPTTTTQPPPPPTTPDPTPDPLENAQRIYLCNPKDPLCKPNIVYLPTGAVPVLFDPRHNPSCRPQTEEEIKAAAPPPPKLPPAPPAPKKSEPPSPPPIIFKGMEYDCDPYWDPDCLIDHPPRPILETAAPEAPAEEKEVVKEKEAKPVESVPEAAAATEKPASPDFDPYDFTRDLFDPFRYADPAPEPEENPKC